TCGGGCTGCTGGCCCTGACCTGGTTCCAATTGAAAAAGCCGGTGTATGAGCATGGCCAGGAAACCTTAAGCCTGGTGCTGGTGTTCGTGTTCCTGTTCGGCTGGATCATCGCCAATTTGCTGCAAGCCGCCCGCCCGCTGCATATGTGGGCCGCGCCGGTAATCGGCAGTTGGTTGCTGGTGGCGCTGGTACCTGCGGCGTTGCCGCACTCGGTGGTTTATAACAAGACCCCGGACCAGTTCATCATCGACCACCTACAGGAGTTGCAGCCGACCACCGCGTTGTTGAGCAACGACCTGGGGGCCGCCTCGGCCTTGTCGTGGCGCCTGCAACGCCCTGAAGTGATGCTTTACAACACCGTTGGCGAAGTGAAATACGGCATCGCCTTCCCGGACACCGCTTACCGCAAGATCGATGCCGCCAGCGTCCAGCAATGGATGAGCGAGGCGCGCAAACAGGGTTCGGTGGGCGTGGTCATGCGGGTCAAGGGTGACGACGAGCGCCAGGAAGTAGACCTGCTGCCTAAAGATGGCAAGCGTTACGAGCAAGGCAATATCGTGATCCTGATCTTCCCGCAGAGCGCGCCATGACCACACTGCTCCTGTTATTGGGCGCCTGCCTCCTGACGTGCATGGGCCAGGTGTCCCAGAAGTTTGCCGTGGAAAGCTGGCGTGGCCAGCCGGACGGTTGGGCCTTGAAGCTGCGCTCGCCGTGGTTGTGGTCGGCGCTGGTGTGCCTGGGCCTGGGCTTGCTGGTGTGGCTGCTGGTGTTGCAACGCCTCGAAGTCGGCATCGCCTACCCCATGCTCAGTCTCAACTTTGTATTAGTCACCCTGGTGGCGCGCTTTGTGTTCCACGAACACATCGATGGCCGCCACTGGTTCGGCGTGCTGCTGGTGATTGCCGGCGTTGTGTTGCTGGGGCGCCAGGTATGAGTCGCACCCGCGGTTTTGCCCTGGCCCTGGGCAGCGTGGCACTGGTGAGCACTGCCCAGCTGGGCATGCGCTGGAGCATGACGCGCCTGCCGCTGCCCACCGAATGGCTGACAGCACTCAACACTGGCGCCATCGACCTGGGCGCACTGGGCGTAGTGATCCTCGCGATCTTCGCCTACGCCCTGTCGATGCTCTGCTGGCTTGGCGCGCTCAAAGACCTGCCACTGGGCCGCGCCTATTCGCTGCTCAGTATCAGCTACGCCTTGGTCTACCTGCTGGCCGCCAGCCTGCCGGTGTTCAACGAATATTTTTCGCTTTCAAAAACTGCGGGGGTGGCCTTGGTCATCCTCGGAGTCCTGACTATCAACTCTCGTCGTGCTAGCACTACAAGTCCCAGGAATGCCCCATGAAAATCAGTGTATTTGGTAGTGGTTACGTCGGTCTGGTGCAGGCCACCGTATTGGCCGAAGTCGGTCACGATGTCATCTGCATGGACGTAGACGAGAACAAGGTCAAGTTGCTGCAACAGGGCCACGTGAGCATTTTCGAGCCGGGCCTGGCGGCGATGGTCAAGGAAAACCTCGAAGGCGGACGCCTGACGTTTACCTATGACGAAAAACTGGCTGTCGAACACGGCGAAGTGCTGTTCATCGCCGTGGGCACGCCATCGGATGAAGACGGCTCGGCCGACCTCAAATACGTGCTGTCGGTGGGCGATGCGGTGGCCCGTCACCGGGTACAACCGGTGATCCTGGTAGAAAAATCCACCGTGCCCGTCGGCACTGGCGACACCTTGCGCGCGCACATGGAAAAAGCCCTGCACCTGGCCGGCCGCCACCTGGAATTCGATATCGTCTCCAACCCGGAATTCCTCAAGGAAGGTT
This genomic window from Pseudomonas sp. Bout1 contains:
- the arnE gene encoding 4-amino-4-deoxy-L-arabinose-phosphoundecaprenol flippase subunit ArnE, coding for MTTLLLLLGACLLTCMGQVSQKFAVESWRGQPDGWALKLRSPWLWSALVCLGLGLLVWLLVLQRLEVGIAYPMLSLNFVLVTLVARFVFHEHIDGRHWFGVLLVIAGVVLLGRQV
- the arnF gene encoding 4-amino-4-deoxy-L-arabinose-phosphoundecaprenol flippase subunit ArnF yields the protein MSRTRGFALALGSVALVSTAQLGMRWSMTRLPLPTEWLTALNTGAIDLGALGVVILAIFAYALSMLCWLGALKDLPLGRAYSLLSISYALVYLLAASLPVFNEYFSLSKTAGVALVILGVLTINSRRASTTSPRNAP